In the Populus trichocarpa isolate Nisqually-1 chromosome 1, P.trichocarpa_v4.1, whole genome shotgun sequence genome, one interval contains:
- the LOC18094778 gene encoding GATA transcription factor 9-like, which translates to MEGPKFFTGGYNDCGATEFFSEKKSADQHFTVEDLLDFPNDDDDIMAGGFFSDIDGIKTTTKNCTTANHSFTNTHSFSSASVEYGQTFADSQFSTELCFLYDDMAELEWLSNFVEDSFSTDQSLQTNIHILSGSKPPTPESSSSETHHPEPITCNPSNPAFQPETPLPGKARSKRSRAAPCDWSTRLLHVPSTTKMSSEKQLRESPDPNLDSNAMVRRCLHCGAEKTPQWRTGPMGPKTLCNACGVRYKSGRLVPEYRPAASPTFVSAKHSNSHRKVLELRRQKEVQGAQQQQFLSQSSIFGV; encoded by the exons ATGGAGGGGCCAAAATTCTTTACCGGCGGATACAATGACTGTGGAGCCACCGAGTTCTTTTCGGAGAAGAAAAGCGCAGACCAGCATTTCACGGTTGAAGACCTCTTGGATTTccctaatgatgatgatgatataatGGCAGGTGGTTTTTTCAGTGATATTGATGGTATCAAAACCACTACAAAAAACTGCACCACCGCCAATCATTCTTTCACCAACACTCACAGCTTCAGCTCCGCCTCCGTCGAATATGGCCAGACCTTTGCCGATTCTCAGTTCTCCACTGAGCTTTGCTTTCTG TACGATGACATGGCTGAGCTAGAATGGCTTTCAAATTTTGTGGAAGACTCATTTTCAACTGATCAGAGCCTCCAAACCAACATCCACATCCTATCCGGGTCCAAACCACCCACACCCGAATCCTCCTCATCCGAGACCCACCACCCTGAACCAATAACCTGTAACCCCAGCAACCCAGCGTTCCAGCCTGAAACTCCACTGCCTGGCAAGGCCCGTTCCAAACGCTCTCGGGCTGCGCCATGCGACTGGTCCACCCGCCTCCTTCATGTCCCATCCACCACTAAAATGTCATCTGAAAAGCAATTAAGGGAGAGCCCAGATCCAAACCTCGACTCGAATGCCATGGTCCGCAGATGCCTGCATTGCGGAGCAGAGAAAACTCCGCAGTGGCGGACTGGGCCCATGGGCCCAAAAACGCTGTGTAATGCATGTGGGGTCCGGTACAAGTCGGGTCGGTTAGTGCCCGAGTACCGACCCGCAGCAAGTCCAACCTTTGTATCAGCAAAGCATTCAAATTCTCACAGGAAGGTCTTGGAGCTTCGGAGGCAGAAGGAAGTGCAAGGAGCACAGCAGCAACAGTTCCTAAGTCAAAGCTCGATTTTTGGCGTATAA